The genomic stretch TTTCTTCCGATATGGGCGGGATCGGCAGCGATCATCGGATGGGTGGTGACGGCGGTTTTTCTGGAGGCATTGCTGGCCGCTCCTTGGCGCGGGCGCTGGAGTCATGCGGCCGGAATTTTGGCCGTCGCAGGGGCGGCGGCTCTCCTACTCTGCGGGTATCGTTTCCTGGAGTATAAGGACCGGGAAGCGTCACGCTTGGTCACGCTCGCGGCGGTCCAAGAGGCTCGCTCTTCCTCCCTTCAGCCAAACGATTTGAGTCGATTGCTCGGGCGAGCCAAGGCAACGCATGACTCGGATCTGATTCTCGCGCTGGCTGAAAATCCGGCCCTGACCAACGGCACGGCCAATCTGTTCATGTATGTGAGGGATGTTCCTGACAGCGATCCGAAGAAAATCCTCATTCTTCAGGCATTGGCGCGAAATCCCGCGACGCCGGAGTACTACTTGGAGCCTCTGACGAAAGATCGCAACCCGGCGATCAGAGATGCCGCGTTGGAAAGTCTGCGGCTGCGGAAGGGGCGGTAGGGCGTTCATGTCATGCTGAGGGAGGAAGCACCCTGGAGGGGTATCAGCCAGTAGTCGGTAGGCCGGAAGGGCGAAATTGAAGCTGGCGAAACCCCAAAAAAAGCTTACTTTACCCAATCATGAGCACCCCGAAGATCATCGCTTACCTGAAGCCCACCTGCGGCTGGAGCCAGGGCGTCCGCGCCGTCCTTTCCAAATACCACCTTCCCTACGAGGACAAGGACATCATCAACAACCCCGAAAACCGGGCCGAGATGATCGCCAAGAGCGGCCAGCCCCTCTCTCCCTGCGTCGAGATCGACGGCAAGATGCTCGCCGACATCAGCGGCGAGGAACTCGAAGCGTGGATGGTCGACAACAACCTCGTCGGCAAGAGTAGCGCCGACGCGGGCGTCCCCCTCAACCAGCCCTGCGCCCACGAGATGATCCCCGCCAGCGCCGCGGTGAAGATCAACTTCTAAGCGATCTTTTCTCACGAAAAAGCCGGACTGCCCTTGCGGGGAGTCCGGCTTTTTTGTCCCTTGATCCAGGGTCTAGGTTCGCTTCGCCATGACGTTCCCGTGGGAGAGGAGGACGACGACGTCGCCCCCCTCCAGGCGGTGGCTGCCGGGGGGGTGCTGGATCACGGTGCCGCCCGGCTGCCGCACGGCGAGGACGAGGCAATCGGACTCGATCCCCTGGAGGAGGCGCTGGACGGTCTTCCGGTCGTCGATGCCGTTCGGCTCGATGCGGTGCTCGATGATGTCGACGCCGAGTTCCTGGAGGTCGTTTTTCAGGTAGGGATTGGCTTCGCTGAGGATGCCGCCGAGGACGGGGCGGACGATGCTGTGGGCGATCTTCATGCCGCCGGTCAGGGCGGGAAGGATCACCTCGGTCGCCCCGGCCTGGCGGAGCTTCTTCTCGTTCGCCGGATCCTCGGCGCGGGCGATGATCCGCATGTCGGGCCGGACGTTGCGGGCGGTGAGGGTGATGAAGACGTTGACCATGTCGCTCGGCAGCACGGTGGCGAGGACGACGGCGCGCTCGACGTGGGCCTCCAGGAGGGTCTTTTCGTCGCCCGCGTCGCCCTCGAAGGCGAGCCAGCCGTGCTCGCGGGCCAGCTCGACGCGCTCCAGCTCCTTGTCGATGATGACGAAGGGGAAGTGGGCCGCCTTCAGCTCCTTCGCCAGCGTCTGCCCGATCCGGCCGTAGCCGCAGATGATGGCGTGGTCGTGGATGAGGCCGATTTCTTTGCTCTTTTGATGGTCTTTCATGGCTTTGCCTATTTCTCCTTCGGTGATGACTTGGATGAGCGCGCCGACGAAGTAGACGGCGCTCGCCGACCCCATGACGATGATCAGCATCGTCGTGATGCGGAGTTCCAGCGTGTCGATGGGATGGACTTCCTCGAAGCCGACGCCGAAGGTCGTGATGACGACCATGTAGAGGGCGTCGGAAAGGGACCACCCGTGATGGTGGTAGTAGGCGAGGGTCCCGAGGAGGACGACGCTGAGGAAGAGGCCGGCCCCGATGTAGAGTTTGGTGAGGCTTTTCACGGGGGATCTCTCCTGGGTTACTCGCAGCAGCCGGGAACCGATTCCCCGGTCCCGCGGACGACTTTCATCCGGTGCTCGAGCATCTTCTCCCCGTCGAACCGGAAGCGGCCCTCGAAGCGGTCCCCCTCGATGAGGAGGGGAAGCCAGAAGATGTCGTCGGCCCACATCTCGTGGAAGGGGAGATCGTCGAGCGGGTGCCAGAGCGGGATCGCCTCGTCGGTCTCGACCGGCTCCCCGCAGCTGGCCCCGTTTTTCCGGGCGTAGCCCCCGGCGCGAAAGACGGTGCAATGGAGCTGGAGCCCCGCGCCGACGCCGGTCTCGTTGACGAAGCGGAAGTGGAGGTCGCCCATCTCCCGGAGGTCGGTCGGGGTGACGCCGATTTCCTCCTCGGTTTCCCGGACGGCGGCGGCGAGGGGAGTCTCCCCGGGCTCGACCTTGCCGCCCGGCCCGTTGATCTTCCCGGCGCCGAGGCCGCGCAATTTCCGAATGAGAAGGATGCGCCCCGCATCGGCATCGACGATGAAGCAGAGGACGCAGCGGATTGCCTTCGAGGGATCGGTGAGGGGGACGGAGGCCATGCGGGGGGAGGGGGGGTGGCCGCAGGATAACGGTTCCCGAAAGGGGGGCAACCATCAAACGGCCTTGCTAGAAAGAAAACCGGAACTATCTTCTCGGGCATGCCCGCTTCCTCCTCCCCCGCCGTCCCTTCGCAGAAGGAACCGAGGGTCACCCTCCTCGCCTGGTTCCGGGACCGCTTCCTGGCGGGACTCTTCACCATCCTCCCCCTCGTCCTGACGTGGTGGCTGATCCAGTTCACCTACAACCTGATCAACGGTCCCGCCGACCGCTTCATCCGGCAGCTCGTCGCCGCCCATAAGCTGCCGGGCTCCGATTACTTCCTCGCCCACCACGGGGGGACGATCCCCGGCGCCGGGTTCGTCATCACGATCCTCCTGATCCTCCTGGTCGGGATCCTCGCGGGCCACTTCCTCGGCCGCCAGTTCCTCGGCGGGGTCGAGGCCCTCCTCCTCCGCATCCCCGTGGTGAAGGGGATCTACCAGTCCCTGCGCCAGGCGGTGCAGGCCGTGCAGCAGTTCGGCGGGGACGGCAAGGAACAACGCTTCCGGCAGGTCGTCTACGTGAAGCTCTCCGGCATGGGGGAGCTGAAGCTGATCGGCTTCGTCACCGGCCAGTTCATCGCGCTCGACGGCACGGTCCAGGCCTCGGTCTTCGTTCCCCACGCGCCGTCGCCGCTCTCGGGGCTCCTCTTCGTCATCCCGCAGGATCAGCTCATCCCCGCGCCCGACCTCACCGTCGAGCAGGCGATGAAGATGGTTCTCTCCCTCGGCCTGATCACCCCGGGATCAGAGGAGTCAGCGTCCCCAGCGCACTAAGGACCTGCTTCACCCCGATCCCCTCCAGGCAGGGGTGGCCCTCCCGGTTGCAGACCGGGAGGCGGCAGGGGGAGCAGGTCGGCGGCGGCTCCACCGTCAGGACCGTCCCCCGTTGCAACGCTCCCACGGCGGCCCACCGGGCCGGATCGGTCGTCCCCGAGAAAATCTGGACCGTCGGCGTCCCCGTCAGCCACGCGTAATGGGCGACGGCGGTATCGAGCGTCACCACCGCCGCCGCCCCGGCGAGGCGGGTCAGCGTCTCCCCGATCGTCTGGGGGATGAAGACCACGCTGTCGGGCAGGCCGCAGATCCGGGCCAGGTCGAGGGCGTTGCCGCTCCGGTCGGAGCCCGCGAGGATCGTCACCGTCCGCTTCCCCACCGAGGGCCGGAGATGGATGATCAGGTCGCGCCATTTCGGCTGGGACCACTCCTTTGCCGTCTGCCCGGCGAAGGGGGAGACGATGATCTCCCCCGAGATATCGGAGTCATGATGATGCAGCTCCGTCGGCATGAAGAGGGCGGGATCGCTCTCCCCCGTGATCCCCCATTCCCGGGGGAAACGGAGCGCCATCCGGTTTTTCTGATGGCCTTCGCCGAGGCTGTGTTTCTCGCTCAGGAGGAAATCGTATTTTCCCTGCAGGCCGGAGCGCCAGTCGCACCCGGCGGCGTAGAGCCAGATCTTCCCCCACGGATCATGGCGGGAGGAGGTCAGCTCGATCCCGTGCGTGTAGCCGCTGTACCGGAGGCCGAGGGCGGTGCGGAAGCCCGAGGCGGCGGGCTTCCGCGGGGGGAGCTGGGGAAAAGGGGTTGGATTCTGCGGCGTGCGGGGGAGGGGGAAGGGGGCCGGTACGCTTTGGGACGGCGTCGTCGGACGGGCGTAGCGGGAGTGCTCCACCTCGATCACCCGGGGGAACCAGGGGAGGATCTCCCCCCAGAAACCGTTCGGCCGCGAGGCGAGGATCGTGACGTTCTCCCGGCCGAAGCGCTCCACCACTTCCCAGATCACGGGAAGGGTGACGGCGAAGTCCCCGAGGTGGTCGGGCTTCACAATCAGGATCTTCGGTTTCTTCACCGGGAAAAGGTAGGGCCAAACCGCCATGAAGCCAAGGCCCCTCGGCGGCGTCATTGAAACTTTATGCTGGTTTAGCACTTGCCCCCTGATGCAGTATGTCCCTTCAAACCTTAACCAAAGGGATCGTAACGATCCCCCTCTGCGCTGAATGAAACAGCCTATTCACCTCATCACCTCAATCTGTATTGCCGCCTTGATGCTCACGCTCTCCGGCTGCAAGCAGGGAAAGAACGCCATCAACTCCGACGACAAGAAAATCAGCTACGGCATCGGCCTCGACCTCGGCCGCAAAGCGAAACAGGACGGCTTCACCGTCGATCCCGACGCCCTCGCGAACGGCGTCCGTGACGGCCTCTCCGACACGAAGAAGCAGGCCTTCGAGGACAAGGACATCGAAGCCGCGATGATGGCGAAGCAGAAGGAACTCATGGCCCAGCGCGAAGAGAAGGCGAAGACCGCCGGTGCCTCCAACGGCAAGGCCGGCGAAGACTACCTCGCCGCCAACGCGAAGAAGGACGGCGTGAAGGTCACCGCCAGCGGCCTCCAGTACAAGGTCATCAAGGCCGGTCCCGCCGGCGGCAAGAAGCCCCTGGCGACGAGCGAAGTCACGGTCAACTACCGCGGCACCCTCCTCGACGGCACCGAGTTCGACAGCTCCTACAAGCGGAACGAGCCCGCGACCTTCCCCCTGAACCGCGTCATCCCCGGCTGGACCGAAGGCGTCCAGCTCATGACCGAAGGCTCGACCTACGAGTTCGTCATCCCCGCCGCGCTGGCCTACGGCGCGCAGGGTGCCGGCCCGATCGCCCCCAACTCGACCCTGATCTTCCAGGTCGAGCTGATCAAGGTGAAGTAACCGAGATCACGCGACAGCAAAAAGCCGTCTCCCGGAAGGGAGGCGGCTTTTTTCGTTTCGGGGTGTTGGGTGGGGGGAGCGGCCCGTTGGGGCTTGCGGGGTCAACCCGGTACAGCTGGAGGCGATCCGCTTTATAGCCCAAGAGGGGCTTCGCCCCTCCTGGAACCTCCTGTTCTGAGGGCCTGAACTAGGCGGACGCGCTTTGGCGGCGCCTTGTCTCCGAACTGTTTTAAAATCGGCTGCTTCCTGGAGCGTCCGAGGGTACGAACTATAGGGAGAGACGGGGTCAATACGCCCAGATTCCTATTGGGAGATCGAGCCGCTTTGGTTCCGCCAGCCTCCGGACGCGCTCGCCCGCTCGCCTTAAAACTCGATCGTTCCGTCCGCGTACGTCCCGGGCGGGACCGTTTTCTCTTCCCCGGACGCGTTCACGAACGTCACGTCGCCCACGATCTCGATTCCTTGCGAAAAGCGGAGCAGCCCCTGCACGCGGAGGCTGCGGCACTTCTTCAGCGACGGAGCGCGGCTCCCGAAGAGGTCGGTCAGCTGGTCGGTGAAGCGGTAGTGGGCGGGATCGAGCTCGATGAACGGGCCTTCCTCGCTGCCGGAGATTTCCTTGCGATCGGCGCGGAGCCGCAGGCTCGCGTCGGGGGTCACCTCGTAGGCGTCGGAGCGGAGGCCGAGGAGATCGTTCGTCGTCTTCACCGGGAGGAAGCGGGTGCGCGGCACCTCGATCGCCATCGCGCCGGGGAACGACTCGATCGCCGCGCCCATCGCGGTCTCCAGCTGGATGACCTTCGGCGTGTTCTTGTCGCGGGGATCGAGGGTCTTCGCGTTGAAGATCGCGGGGAGCGGGATCACCCCGTTCTGCCGGTCGAGTTCCTTCTTCAACTGGTGGAGGTTGATCCAGAGATTGTTCGTGTTGAAGTAGCGGTGGCGCTCGATGTTCTGGAAGGTGTCCATGTCCTCGGCGGGGCACTGGGCGCTCTCCCGCAGCCGGAGGTGGCCGCTTTCCTTGTCCCGGCAGAGGTGGCCGCCCTTCTTGTCGGCATGGGTCCGGTGGGTCACCTCCATCATGAAGGGGCAGCCGAGGGAGGAGAACTGGTCGAGGATCGCCGTGTCGAGGGTCGCGCCGAGGTTGTCCGAGTTCGAGACGAAGAGATAGCGGATCTCCCGCGCCAGCAGGGCGTCGAGCTTCCCGCCGCCGACGAGGACGGAGTAGAGGTCCCCGTGGCCCGGGGGACACCATTCCAGCTCCGGCTCGGCGGGCCACGAGGCGGGGGCGAGGGTCTCGGCGAGAACCTTCGGCACCTTGTTCTGGATCATCTCCCAATCGGCGTCGGTCCCGAGGCTGGGATAGCAGCGGGCGATGAGGTTCCGGGTCTCCTCGCTCGTCGTGAAGCTGTCCATCAGGAGGAACTCGATCGGGCCGTGGACCTCGCGGAGATGGAGGACCTGGCGGCAGATGAGGTCGAGGAAGGAGAGACCGTCCTTCAGGGTCAGGAGCGACTTGGCCCCGTTCATCCCCATCGAGGTGCCGAGGCCGCCGTTGAGCTTCAGGAGGCAGGTATGGGAGAGGAGTTTTTTCGTCCGCTTCGCCCCCGGACCCTGGGTGCCGACGACGGGAAGGGAGGCGACGGCCTCGATCGACGCTTCGGCGATCTTGCCCGTCTCGCCCGAGGACAATTGATGGAAGGAGCGCTCGAAGGCGGCGATGGCGGCCGGGGAGATCCCGGCAGCGGCCATCTTGTCGGCGAAGGACTGGAATGAGGGAGGGGCCGTACCCTCGGGGGCGCTCGTCATCAGGAAGGGGTACAGAGGGGGGGAGGTGAAGTCGAGCGGATAACGCGTGATTAAGTAAAATGTACTACAGGCCCGGCTGAAGGCAAAAGAAGGAGATCGGATGCTTAACAGGGGAGATCGTCCGGGCCGGGGGCCTAAAATCGGGGGGAATCCCGATTAACGGCTTTGAAAATGACGGGTTACGGGGAAAGTGGGAATGATCGGCGCGAAAATGAATTCTGGAATCCTCCCTTTCTGTCGCGCCATGCTGGTGGCCTCCCTCTCCTTCCTCCCCTGCCTTCCCATGTTTAGCCAAGAATCCCCCGGCAATGCTTCCGCCGCCCCCGCCCCGTCCGACGACGAGGCCCTCCTCGCCCCGATCCGGGCGCTGAAGATCGAGGGGGCGATCACGCAGCTCACGCACGACGTCTCCCCGACGATGACGACGCCGGACGGGAAAATCCACGATCACCTGGTCCCGCGGACCATCGTGAATCTCGTCCTCACCCCCGCCCCAGGTTCCCATATCAACGTCGAGCTGTGGCTGCCCGACGCCGCGAAATGGAACGGCATCCTCGTCGGCAACGGCAACGGCGGGGCGGCGGGCAACATCAATCCGATGTCGCTCGCCTGGGGGCCGGGCCAGGGCTATGCCATGGTGACGACCGACATGGGGACCGCGCCGAACTCCGACTCGGGCGTCGGGAACCCCGAGGTCTGGAAGGACTTCGGCTTCCGCGCCACCCACCTCATGACGGTCGTCGCGAAGCAGATCGTCGCCGCCTATTACGGGAAGGGGCCGACCTATTCCTATTTTGTCGGCGGCTCCACCGGCGGGCAGCAGGGGCTCCAGGAGGCGCAGCGTTATCCCGAGGACTACGACGGGATCGTCGCCAATGTCCCGGCCCATTGCCGCACTCCGCTGCACGCCTACTTCCTGTGGAACTACCAGATCCTCCACAAATGCCCTTTCACCGAGTCGCAGGAGAAAAGCGTCGTCGCCGCGGGGAACGAATACATGGCCCCTCGGGAGGCGCCCGCCGTCGCGGGGAAATTCGTCTCCGATCCGCGCGGCGATGCCAAGGACACCGAGGCGGTGATCGCCCTCGCCCTGAAGAACGACCCGACCCTGACGCCCGCCCATGCCGAGGCGCTCCGCAAGCTCTTCGCCGGGCCGACGAATTCCCTCACGGGGGAGCGCATCTTCGACGGCCTTCCCATCGGCGCCTCCTTCGCGGGCGCGACGGGGAATCTCTACCTCTTCAAGTGGGCCTTGGGCGCGAAGAAGCCGCTGGAGGAGATCGATTTCGGCCACGACTTCGACACCTACACCCGACTCCTCGGTCCCTATCTCAACGCGGAGAATCCCGATCTCAGCCGATTCGAGGCGCGGGGCGGAAAGCTGGTCATGATGGCCGGTTCCTTCGACGCCTGCGTCCCCTATCACGTCTCGATCGATTACTACGAGCGGGTGATCGAGCGTCTCGGCGGGCTCGAGAAGGTCCAGTCGTTCTTCAAGTTCTACCTCATCCCCGGCATGGGCCATAGCGGGGGGCCGGGAATCCAGCAAGCGCCCAACATGTTGGAGGCCCTCCGGGCATGGCGGGAGAAGGGGACCGCGCCCGAGGCGCTCCGCGGCGTCCGCCAGGAGGAGGGGAAGACGGTGCTCGAGCTGCCGCTCTACCCCTATCCCCGGAAGGCCGCCTGGGATGCCGCCTCGGCCAGCTTCAAGCCGGTGGAGGGGCCGCGCGGCGGCGTCGGTCGCGTCTCGGACGCGGCCCTGCCCCCCGCCGCCGAATAGGCGCGCCCGGGTCTTCCCCCGAAAACAAAATGCCCGCCGGGAGGCCGGCGGGCATTTCGAGGGATCAGGAATCGCGCAGGAGGAGGCGCAGGTCCTTACTTCGCCGCGGGGGCGTCGCTGCCGGGACCGCCAGGACCGCCGGGGCCGCCCGGGCCGCCGTGGGGCTTCATCGCCTTGAACTTCTCGAGCTGGGCGGGGGTGAGGA from Verrucomicrobium sp. GAS474 encodes the following:
- a CDS encoding glutaredoxin, encoding MSTPKIIAYLKPTCGWSQGVRAVLSKYHLPYEDKDIINNPENRAEMIAKSGQPLSPCVEIDGKMLADISGEELEAWMVDNNLVGKSSADAGVPLNQPCAHEMIPASAAVKINF
- a CDS encoding potassium channel family protein; amino-acid sequence: MKSLTKLYIGAGLFLSVVLLGTLAYYHHHGWSLSDALYMVVITTFGVGFEEVHPIDTLELRITTMLIIVMGSASAVYFVGALIQVITEGEIGKAMKDHQKSKEIGLIHDHAIICGYGRIGQTLAKELKAAHFPFVIIDKELERVELAREHGWLAFEGDAGDEKTLLEAHVERAVVLATVLPSDMVNVFITLTARNVRPDMRIIARAEDPANEKKLRQAGATEVILPALTGGMKIAHSIVRPVLGGILSEANPYLKNDLQELGVDIIEHRIEPNGIDDRKTVQRLLQGIESDCLVLAVRQPGGTVIQHPPGSHRLEGGDVVVLLSHGNVMAKRT
- a CDS encoding 8-oxo-dGTP diphosphatase, with translation MASVPLTDPSKAIRCVLCFIVDADAGRILLIRKLRGLGAGKINGPGGKVEPGETPLAAAVRETEEEIGVTPTDLREMGDLHFRFVNETGVGAGLQLHCTVFRAGGYARKNGASCGEPVETDEAIPLWHPLDDLPFHEMWADDIFWLPLLIEGDRFEGRFRFDGEKMLEHRMKVVRGTGESVPGCCE
- a CDS encoding DUF502 domain-containing protein encodes the protein MPASSSPAVPSQKEPRVTLLAWFRDRFLAGLFTILPLVLTWWLIQFTYNLINGPADRFIRQLVAAHKLPGSDYFLAHHGGTIPGAGFVITILLILLVGILAGHFLGRQFLGGVEALLLRIPVVKGIYQSLRQAVQAVQQFGGDGKEQRFRQVVYVKLSGMGELKLIGFVTGQFIALDGTVQASVFVPHAPSPLSGLLFVIPQDQLIPAPDLTVEQAMKMVLSLGLITPGSEESASPAH
- a CDS encoding glycosyltransferase family 9 protein; amino-acid sequence: MAVWPYLFPVKKPKILIVKPDHLGDFAVTLPVIWEVVERFGRENVTILASRPNGFWGEILPWFPRVIEVEHSRYARPTTPSQSVPAPFPLPRTPQNPTPFPQLPPRKPAASGFRTALGLRYSGYTHGIELTSSRHDPWGKIWLYAAGCDWRSGLQGKYDFLLSEKHSLGEGHQKNRMALRFPREWGITGESDPALFMPTELHHHDSDISGEIIVSPFAGQTAKEWSQPKWRDLIIHLRPSVGKRTVTILAGSDRSGNALDLARICGLPDSVVFIPQTIGETLTRLAGAAAVVTLDTAVAHYAWLTGTPTVQIFSGTTDPARWAAVGALQRGTVLTVEPPPTCSPCRLPVCNREGHPCLEGIGVKQVLSALGTLTPLIPG
- a CDS encoding FKBP-type peptidyl-prolyl cis-trans isomerase, with product MKQPIHLITSICIAALMLTLSGCKQGKNAINSDDKKISYGIGLDLGRKAKQDGFTVDPDALANGVRDGLSDTKKQAFEDKDIEAAMMAKQKELMAQREEKAKTAGASNGKAGEDYLAANAKKDGVKVTASGLQYKVIKAGPAGGKKPLATSEVTVNYRGTLLDGTEFDSSYKRNEPATFPLNRVIPGWTEGVQLMTEGSTYEFVIPAALAYGAQGAGPIAPNSTLIFQVELIKVK
- a CDS encoding UTP--glucose-1-phosphate uridylyltransferase, encoding MTSAPEGTAPPSFQSFADKMAAAGISPAAIAAFERSFHQLSSGETGKIAEASIEAVASLPVVGTQGPGAKRTKKLLSHTCLLKLNGGLGTSMGMNGAKSLLTLKDGLSFLDLICRQVLHLREVHGPIEFLLMDSFTTSEETRNLIARCYPSLGTDADWEMIQNKVPKVLAETLAPASWPAEPELEWCPPGHGDLYSVLVGGGKLDALLAREIRYLFVSNSDNLGATLDTAILDQFSSLGCPFMMEVTHRTHADKKGGHLCRDKESGHLRLRESAQCPAEDMDTFQNIERHRYFNTNNLWINLHQLKKELDRQNGVIPLPAIFNAKTLDPRDKNTPKVIQLETAMGAAIESFPGAMAIEVPRTRFLPVKTTNDLLGLRSDAYEVTPDASLRLRADRKEISGSEEGPFIELDPAHYRFTDQLTDLFGSRAPSLKKCRSLRVQGLLRFSQGIEIVGDVTFVNASGEEKTVPPGTYADGTIEF
- a CDS encoding tannase/feruloyl esterase family alpha/beta hydrolase codes for the protein MLVASLSFLPCLPMFSQESPGNASAAPAPSDDEALLAPIRALKIEGAITQLTHDVSPTMTTPDGKIHDHLVPRTIVNLVLTPAPGSHINVELWLPDAAKWNGILVGNGNGGAAGNINPMSLAWGPGQGYAMVTTDMGTAPNSDSGVGNPEVWKDFGFRATHLMTVVAKQIVAAYYGKGPTYSYFVGGSTGGQQGLQEAQRYPEDYDGIVANVPAHCRTPLHAYFLWNYQILHKCPFTESQEKSVVAAGNEYMAPREAPAVAGKFVSDPRGDAKDTEAVIALALKNDPTLTPAHAEALRKLFAGPTNSLTGERIFDGLPIGASFAGATGNLYLFKWALGAKKPLEEIDFGHDFDTYTRLLGPYLNAENPDLSRFEARGGKLVMMAGSFDACVPYHVSIDYYERVIERLGGLEKVQSFFKFYLIPGMGHSGGPGIQQAPNMLEALRAWREKGTAPEALRGVRQEEGKTVLELPLYPYPRKAAWDAASASFKPVEGPRGGVGRVSDAALPPAAE